The following proteins are encoded in a genomic region of Triticum dicoccoides isolate Atlit2015 ecotype Zavitan chromosome 1B, WEW_v2.0, whole genome shotgun sequence:
- the LOC119337985 gene encoding patellin-6-like codes for MSPTTAASPAPAPATDAPPKPSPGAKRSLMGSLIDATALLRAASFKEDSYVAAALPASDLRALADLRALLATHPDQISIWGVPLNPPSDAPADERTDVVLLKFLRARDFRVRDAHAMLLRCAAWRAEFRADAVLDEDLGFKDLEGIVAYMHGWDREGHPVCYNAYGVFKDRDMYDRVFGDGDRLSRFLRWRVQIMERGVRALQLRPGGVNAIIQVTDLKDMPKRELRAASNQILSLFQDNYPEMVARKVFVNVPWYFSVLFSMISPFLTERTKSKFVIAREGNVAETLFKFIRPELVPVQYGGLSRASELENGPPKPASEFTIKGGEKVFLEIDGIEAGATITLDLVVGGWELEYGAEYVPAAEGGYTLCVERTRKVPAAAAEPVHNAFTAKEPGKMVLSIDNSGSRKRKVAAYRYFVRKPSA; via the exons ATGTCTCCGACCACCGCCGCGTCCCCCGCGCCGGCGCCGGCAACCGACGCGCCCCCGAAGCCTTCGCCAGGCGCGAAGCGCAGCCTGATGGGGTCCCTCATCGACGCCACCGCGCTGCTCCGGGCGGCCTCCTTCAAGGAGGACTCGTACGTGGCCGCAGCGCTCCCGGCCTCGGACCTCCGCGCGCTCGCCGACCTCAGGGCGCTCCTCGCCACCCACCCGGACCAAATCTCCATCTGGGGCGTGCCGCTCAACCCGCCCAGCGACGCCCCCGCCGACGAGCGCACCGACGTCGTGCTCCTCAAGTTCCTCCGCGCCAGGGACTTCCGCGTCCGCGACGCGCACGCCATGCTGCTCCGCTGCGCCGCCTGGCGGGCCGAGTTCCGCGCCGACGCCGTGCTGGACGAGGACCTCGGGTTCAAGGACCTGGAGGGCATCGTCGCCTACATGCACGGCTGGGACCGCGAGGGCCACCCCGTCTGCTACAACGCCTACGGCGTGTTCAAGGACCGGGACATGTACGACAGGGTGTTCGGCGACGGCGACCGCCTCAGCCGGTTCCTCCGGTGGCGCGTCCAGATCATGGAGCGCGGCGTGCGCGCGCTCCAGCTCCGCCCCGGCGGCGTCAACGCCATCATACAGGTCACCGACCTCAAGGACATGCCGAAGCGAGAGCTCCGCGCCGCGTCCAACCAGATACTCTCCCTCTTCCAGGACAACTACCCCGAGATGGTCGCCCGCAAG GTGTTCGTGAACGTGCCGTGGTACTTCTCCGTGCTGTTCTCGATGATCTCGCCATTCCTCACGGAGCGCACCAAGAGCAAGTTCGTCATCGCGCGCGAGGGCAACGTCGCGGAGACGCTCTTCAA GTTCATCCGGCCGGAGCTGGTGCCGGTGCAGTACGGCGGGCTGAGCCGCGCCAGCGAGCTAGAGAACGGGCCGCCCAAGCCGGCGTCCGAGTTCACCATCAAGGGCGGGGAGAAGGTCTTCCTAGAGATCGACGGCATCGAG GCCGGTGCAACAATAACGTTGGACCTGGTCGTCGGCGGCTGGGAGCTGGAGTACGGGGCGGAGTACgtgccggcggcggagggaggctacACGCTGTGCGTGGAGAGGACCAGGAAggtcccggccgccgccgccgagcccgtgCACAACGCCTTCACGGCCAAGGAGCCCGGCAAGATGGTGCTCTCCATCGACAACTCCGGCTCACGGAAGCGGAAGGTCGCCGCCTACCGCTACTTCGTGCGCAAGCCGTCGGCGTAG